One window of the Clostridium sp. MB40-C1 genome contains the following:
- a CDS encoding EcsC family protein, producing MNSYEEKALYDLKSWEKNMLKKPSLTSRISKGLQNKANDFIPDKVHVAITEAIKNMIKAVLIGSKFTTKPPMVNTPLEKREILVMEKLNFYRKTATLSGAGTGAGGILLGLADFPVLLSIKIKFLFDTASLYGFNVKDYKERLYILHVFLLAFSSDEKRIEIYEILKKWNDYSKELPEDLNSFDWRSFQQEYRDYIDLAKMLQLVPGIGALVGAYANYQLMEKLGKTAMNAYRLRVFKKMVVS from the coding sequence ATGAATTCTTATGAAGAAAAAGCATTATATGATCTGAAAAGTTGGGAAAAAAATATGTTGAAGAAGCCTTCTCTAACAAGTCGAATAAGCAAAGGCTTACAAAATAAAGCAAACGATTTTATTCCTGATAAAGTTCATGTGGCAATTACTGAGGCAATTAAAAACATGATTAAAGCTGTATTAATTGGATCAAAATTTACTACAAAACCACCAATGGTTAATACACCTTTGGAAAAACGAGAAATTTTAGTAATGGAAAAGTTAAATTTTTATAGAAAAACTGCTACACTAAGTGGTGCTGGAACAGGAGCTGGTGGAATTTTACTAGGGCTTGCAGATTTTCCTGTTTTATTAAGTATAAAAATCAAGTTTTTATTTGACACAGCTAGCTTATATGGATTTAATGTAAAGGACTATAAAGAAAGATTATATATTTTACATGTTTTTTTATTGGCTTTTTCGAGTGATGAAAAGAGGATTGAAATATATGAAATACTTAAAAAATGGAATGATTATTCTAAAGAGTTACCAGAAGATTTGAATTCTTTTGATTGGAGAAGTTTTCAACAGGAATACAGAGATTACATAGATTTAGCAAAGATGTTACAGTTGGTTCCAGGAATAGGAGCTTTAGTTGGAGCTTATGCAAATTATCAATTAATGGAGAAGTTAGGAAAAACAGCTATGAATGCATACAGATTAAGAGTTTTTAAGAAAATGGTTGTATCTTAA